The Lactobacillus sp. CBA3605 genome contains a region encoding:
- a CDS encoding DUF2252 domain-containing protein, translated as MPPLDLTHIRQHHTVAELIALGKARRLVTTFDQLGTFIPVKRDAAAYLKRVRKMLVPELLPLRRERMSASSFAFFRGSVELMDYDLDYQKSTEISAVVCGDAHIGNFGFYASPERRLVFDLNDFDEASVHPWEWDLRRLLVSIILAAKDSDFKPKKIEKLVREASASYRDGIKRMFNQTTLERFYRDNEAQSVLNFGGEPEDTVDFIAELAKKAARRNSEQVVRKFTITNSRGERQFKDNAPRSVHIDKKTYRGLKQGILDYLQTVRTDVALLLSQYEVTDIIRHSVGVGSFGSLCYLVLLTSTDGSHMVLQIKEALPTRKIGSQTTGPKLTAALELTEGQRIVSAQRILQSTSDVFLGYFQMADKSFYVRQFRDMKESIDIPALSWGQFSAYANTCAMILAQAHAQSPTAAMIRGYVGSSDKFDEAMGNWAEAYVDQVESDYQTYLQLD; from the coding sequence ATGCCACCACTTGATTTAACGCATATTCGCCAGCATCATACGGTTGCCGAATTGATTGCGCTTGGAAAGGCGCGCCGATTGGTTACAACTTTTGACCAATTAGGGACGTTTATCCCCGTAAAACGGGATGCGGCTGCTTATTTGAAGCGGGTCCGTAAAATGTTAGTGCCAGAATTATTACCATTGCGGCGGGAACGAATGTCGGCTTCTAGTTTTGCCTTCTTTCGGGGATCTGTCGAATTGATGGATTATGATTTAGATTATCAAAAATCAACTGAAATTTCGGCCGTGGTTTGCGGTGACGCCCATATTGGTAATTTTGGATTTTATGCGTCACCGGAACGACGTTTAGTTTTTGATTTGAATGATTTTGATGAAGCCAGTGTCCATCCTTGGGAATGGGATTTGCGGCGGTTATTGGTCAGTATCATTCTGGCGGCCAAGGATTCTGATTTCAAACCTAAAAAAATTGAAAAATTAGTTCGCGAAGCCAGTGCCAGCTATCGTGATGGGATTAAACGGATGTTTAACCAAACGACACTGGAACGCTTTTATCGGGATAATGAAGCACAATCCGTCTTGAACTTTGGTGGTGAACCGGAAGATACGGTGGACTTTATTGCGGAGTTAGCTAAAAAGGCTGCTCGCCGAAATTCAGAACAGGTTGTCCGAAAGTTTACAATTACGAACAGTCGTGGTGAGCGCCAATTCAAAGACAACGCCCCCCGTTCAGTTCACATTGATAAAAAAACGTATCGTGGATTGAAGCAGGGTATCTTAGATTATTTACAGACGGTGCGCACGGATGTGGCGTTACTCTTGTCACAATATGAAGTCACGGATATTATTCGGCATAGTGTTGGGGTGGGGAGCTTTGGTTCTTTATGTTACCTCGTATTATTGACGAGTACCGATGGCAGTCACATGGTCTTACAGATCAAAGAAGCCCTACCAACTCGGAAAATCGGTAGTCAAACGACCGGGCCTAAGTTAACGGCGGCTTTGGAATTGACAGAAGGGCAACGGATTGTGAGTGCGCAACGAATTCTGCAATCAACTTCGGATGTCTTTTTAGGGTATTTTCAGATGGCGGATAAGAGTTTTTACGTCCGTCAATTCCGCGATATGAAAGAGTCAATTGATATTCCAGCGTTGTCATGGGGCCAATTTAGCGCCTATGCAAATACGTGTGCGATGATTTTAGCCCAAGCACATGCGCAAAGCCCAACTGCCGCAATGATTCGCGGGTATGTCGGGAGCTCAGATAAATTTGATGAAGCGATGGGCAACTGGGCCGAGGCGTATGTTGACCAAGTTGAAAGTGATTATCAAACTTATTTACAGTTAGATTAA
- a CDS encoding mannitol-1-phosphate 5-dehydrogenase: protein MLDVHFGAGNIGRGFIGETLADNGFKITFVDVNETLIDELNKRHGYTIELAAEGQEHIEVHDVKGINNGKDPQAVAAEIAQADLVTTAIGPKILKFIAPLIADGIKLRQANADTTPLDVIACENMIGGSQSLKQSVYEALDDSEKAWADQYIGFPNAAVDRIVPLQKHDDPLFVSVEPFKEWVIDKSQMKNPKIQLKGVDYADDLEPYIERKLFSVNTGHATVAYTGNMKGYKTIGEAVKDDSVVAQAQRVLGETGDLLIQKWGFDPEVHHAYQAKILSRFENPYISDDIERVGRTPIRKLGFDERFIRPIRELKERGRDYSALVDTAGMMFFFDYPNDAESVKLQQLLKDEPIETVIKTATGLKDAALIDEIKAAYEKHLAEK, encoded by the coding sequence ATGTTAGACGTACATTTTGGTGCCGGTAATATTGGTCGGGGTTTCATTGGTGAAACCTTAGCGGACAATGGATTTAAGATTACTTTCGTGGATGTTAACGAAACGTTGATTGATGAATTAAACAAACGACATGGTTATACGATTGAATTGGCGGCAGAAGGCCAAGAACATATCGAAGTTCATGACGTTAAAGGGATTAATAACGGTAAAGATCCACAAGCCGTTGCCGCCGAAATCGCGCAAGCGGACTTAGTCACGACTGCGATTGGGCCTAAGATTCTGAAGTTCATCGCACCATTGATTGCGGATGGGATTAAGTTACGTCAAGCTAATGCTGATACCACGCCTTTAGATGTGATTGCTTGTGAAAATATGATTGGTGGGAGTCAATCTTTGAAGCAATCCGTTTATGAAGCTTTGGATGATAGCGAAAAAGCATGGGCAGACCAATATATTGGCTTCCCTAATGCCGCTGTTGACCGGATTGTACCGTTACAAAAACATGATGATCCGTTATTTGTTTCAGTCGAACCATTCAAAGAATGGGTCATTGACAAGTCGCAAATGAAGAACCCCAAGATTCAATTAAAAGGGGTCGATTATGCAGATGACTTGGAACCTTATATCGAACGGAAGCTCTTCTCTGTTAATACCGGGCATGCAACCGTGGCTTATACCGGTAATATGAAAGGGTACAAGACGATTGGCGAAGCGGTTAAAGATGACAGTGTCGTTGCCCAAGCGCAACGCGTCTTAGGCGAGACTGGGGACTTACTCATTCAAAAGTGGGGCTTTGATCCTGAAGTGCATCACGCTTATCAAGCTAAAATTTTGAGTCGCTTTGAAAATCCTTATATTTCCGATGATATCGAACGGGTTGGTCGGACGCCCATTCGGAAGTTGGGTTTTGACGAACGTTTCATTCGCCCAATTCGTGAATTGAAGGAACGTGGCCGTGATTACAGTGCCTTAGTGGACACTGCTGGTATGATGTTCTTCTTTGATTACCCGAATGATGCCGAAAGCGTCAAGTTACAACAATTATTGAAGGATGAACCAATTGAAACAGTCATTAAAACAGCGACTGGTTTGAAAGATGCCGCTTTGATTGATGAAATCAAGGCTGCGTATGAAAAGCATTTAGCTGAAAAATAA
- a CDS encoding CapA family protein encodes MISNETFLSMHEIAEMLDGKWVLPPADDQALVEHYAIYSGELIHKDNANLWFAMDVPTWQRGTSNTGVYATTFADSHAKVSQYQQYLQMAVVQHPVADTTVPQLQVADPYVAMVTLFKWVNQHNPSRNVGITGTVGKSTMKELVATLLSCTTTANKTPLNHNSRTSSRITVLNNSKADYNVLEIALASLWYGRQKVGIVEDVKLDLAILTQVGVGQRGYDEHKMADFKTRIAYGLKPGQPFLVNGDIANIDEVVTDAQRYTKNIVTYGTTAACNFVGQVNATGQLTVTYQGKVVATLTVAGFDQGLISNIIGALAAHQLLIGNLASADLTTFATSCQALAVKALQQTTVQDHQVTIIDDTHNAELLSMTNFMRYAQSYPVSAQTQKIFIVGRIINLESQARQVYQQLVTEFNQSQFDTVYTFGPEIDQVAAEFKPALYGGHFETIELLIQAITKRLSTDTVIFIKGSSRNSKINRISRQFVRQAPHYVDGADQVAIAEIAPSSTAYTTNGVGRLLVILSCLERLTYRKLKLTDLVKITQDLNHDRSVNKVGLTVGESHTLLELISLAIVAPAPDVIINLAESIFGGNRAAIQGLQQRAKQLGLSAQAVVNITGRPTRHPQRTYLSDVEKIGAALVKLPNEFLSLLSLQWAQLANSHKSYQKRSQLLKTGKSYGSVFFGPKESNGLIFFNTPTGKRAIAFINAPHISYIDTKLEQLIDGGLPATAVKAPVNTVKLKQPIVNLLSDTYFGEMYTRDRQRRQIDDGLQKYGYGHSFEKIGSFFSATAYNIFNFEAVFANGPSALTGIKPFVLDAKAKPTIAELKRRHFNLAMMGNNHAKDAGAEALTASITAFHQADIATVGAGVDQTDSRRFVEFDYHGQKIALFNGYWYRNPAYNLFDFYAKTNVAGVNCLDTLVWEDVRTYKQQNPDAKVIVSAHWGNDFQGKIMPVQQATAEKLVSAGADLIIGHGPHILQPIKYVGKAPVIYSIGNGVFNNNGEFVKRGCLAYGATVRLDLDKQRLYLCPFYANNRETFWQPAFVNDEDFKEAAGVFGTEYATTKLDGDLNAVVIPL; translated from the coding sequence ATGATTAGTAATGAAACGTTCCTAAGTATGCATGAAATTGCTGAAATGTTAGACGGAAAGTGGGTGCTGCCACCGGCTGATGACCAAGCGTTGGTCGAGCACTATGCAATTTATTCTGGTGAGCTAATACATAAGGACAATGCCAATTTATGGTTCGCAATGGATGTCCCAACTTGGCAACGAGGGACTAGTAATACTGGGGTATATGCCACCACTTTTGCTGATTCACATGCCAAAGTTAGTCAATATCAACAGTACTTGCAGATGGCAGTTGTCCAACATCCGGTGGCTGACACGACCGTGCCACAGCTACAGGTCGCAGACCCTTATGTAGCGATGGTCACACTCTTTAAATGGGTCAATCAACATAATCCTAGTCGTAACGTGGGCATTACGGGTACTGTTGGAAAAAGTACGATGAAGGAATTAGTTGCAACCTTGTTATCATGCACGACCACGGCGAATAAAACGCCACTGAACCATAATTCACGGACGTCATCGCGGATTACGGTTCTGAATAATTCTAAAGCTGATTACAATGTTTTAGAGATTGCATTGGCATCGTTATGGTATGGCCGCCAAAAAGTAGGCATTGTGGAAGATGTTAAGCTAGATTTGGCTATCTTAACCCAGGTGGGAGTCGGCCAACGTGGTTATGATGAACACAAAATGGCCGATTTTAAAACACGGATTGCCTATGGTTTAAAGCCGGGTCAACCCTTTTTGGTTAATGGGGATATTGCCAATATTGATGAAGTAGTAACGGATGCGCAACGGTATACGAAAAATATCGTGACGTATGGAACCACTGCGGCCTGTAATTTTGTTGGGCAAGTCAATGCTACAGGACAACTGACCGTGACTTATCAAGGTAAAGTAGTGGCGACGTTAACAGTGGCTGGTTTTGACCAAGGTCTCATCAGTAATATTATTGGTGCTTTAGCAGCTCATCAATTGTTAATAGGAAATTTGGCGTCGGCTGATTTAACAACTTTTGCCACCAGTTGTCAGGCTTTGGCTGTCAAAGCTTTGCAACAGACGACGGTTCAGGATCATCAGGTCACTATTATTGATGATACGCATAATGCCGAGTTACTCTCGATGACGAACTTTATGCGGTATGCCCAAAGTTATCCAGTTTCAGCGCAGACGCAAAAGATTTTTATTGTTGGGCGGATTATTAATTTAGAATCGCAAGCTCGCCAAGTTTATCAGCAACTAGTGACGGAATTTAATCAAAGTCAGTTTGATACGGTCTATACGTTTGGTCCAGAGATTGATCAAGTTGCAGCCGAATTTAAGCCAGCGCTTTATGGCGGACATTTTGAGACAATTGAGTTACTGATTCAAGCGATTACGAAGCGTTTATCCACGGATACGGTTATTTTTATCAAGGGATCGAGTCGTAATTCTAAAATCAATCGTATTAGTCGGCAATTTGTAAGACAGGCGCCACACTATGTTGACGGTGCTGATCAAGTCGCAATTGCTGAGATTGCGCCAAGTTCAACGGCATATACCACTAATGGTGTCGGACGATTATTAGTTATTTTAAGTTGTTTAGAACGCTTAACGTATCGCAAGTTAAAACTGACAGATTTAGTTAAAATTACGCAAGATTTAAATCACGATCGTAGTGTGAATAAGGTTGGACTAACAGTGGGCGAATCACATACGCTGTTAGAATTGATAAGTCTAGCGATTGTTGCGCCAGCACCGGATGTCATTATTAACTTGGCCGAATCAATCTTTGGCGGTAATCGAGCGGCAATTCAAGGCTTACAACAGCGGGCCAAGCAATTGGGATTATCGGCCCAAGCGGTAGTTAACATTACCGGTCGGCCAACCCGTCATCCGCAACGGACTTATTTAAGTGATGTGGAAAAGATTGGGGCTGCCTTAGTTAAATTACCCAATGAATTTTTGAGCTTATTAAGTTTACAGTGGGCACAATTAGCGAATAGTCATAAGAGTTATCAGAAGCGGTCGCAGTTATTAAAAACTGGGAAAAGCTATGGTTCGGTTTTCTTTGGACCTAAAGAAAGTAACGGTTTGATCTTTTTCAATACACCAACGGGTAAGCGGGCTATTGCATTTATTAATGCGCCGCATATTAGTTATATTGATACTAAGTTGGAACAACTGATTGACGGTGGCTTGCCAGCGACGGCTGTTAAAGCACCTGTGAATACGGTTAAGTTGAAACAACCGATTGTTAATTTATTGAGTGACACTTACTTTGGTGAAATGTATACGCGAGACCGGCAACGGCGCCAGATTGATGATGGTCTACAAAAATATGGCTATGGGCATTCATTTGAAAAAATTGGGTCGTTCTTTTCAGCCACAGCTTATAATATTTTTAATTTTGAAGCGGTCTTTGCTAATGGGCCGAGTGCGCTTACGGGGATTAAGCCATTTGTCTTAGATGCTAAGGCTAAGCCAACGATTGCTGAATTAAAGCGGCGCCACTTTAATCTAGCGATGATGGGGAATAATCATGCGAAAGATGCGGGCGCAGAAGCATTGACGGCTAGTATTACGGCCTTTCATCAAGCTGACATTGCTACGGTAGGTGCTGGTGTTGATCAGACTGATAGCCGTCGTTTCGTTGAATTTGACTATCACGGGCAAAAAATTGCCTTGTTCAATGGTTATTGGTATCGCAATCCAGCCTATAATTTATTTGATTTTTATGCGAAGACAAACGTGGCTGGTGTTAATTGTTTAGATACGTTGGTGTGGGAAGATGTGCGCACCTATAAGCAACAAAATCCGGATGCCAAGGTAATTGTTAGTGCTCATTGGGGTAATGATTTCCAAGGAAAAATTATGCCAGTCCAGCAAGCAACGGCCGAAAAACTCGTGAGTGCCGGAGCAGATTTGATTATTGGGCATGGTCCCCATATCTTACAGCCAATTAAGTATGTGGGTAAGGCACCAGTAATCTACAGTATCGGCAACGGTGTATTCAATAATAATGGGGAGTTTGTTAAGCGTGGGTGCTTAGCCTACGGTGCGACAGTTCGGCTTGATTTGGACAAGCAACGTCTCTATCTATGTCCATTTTATGCCAATAATCGTGAAACTTTCTGGCAACCGGCCTTTGTGAATGATGAAGATTTTAAAGAAGCAGCGGGTGTGTTTGGTACTGAATACGCAACGACTAAATTGGATGGCGATTTGAATGCGGTTGTGATTCCGTTGTAG
- the ndk gene encoding nucleoside-diphosphate kinase produces MANSEKTLVLVKPDGVLEGHIGDIISRFERKSYQITALKVITATPEQLRQHYCEKVEKPYFAEIETYMTEGPLVAIIVSGTGVVKSVHNLAGKTRPNDAQPGTIRGDFAHEYPDGILRNIIHTSDSRENAHHEIAIWFPELAVKSRKKIEKLAKK; encoded by the coding sequence ATGGCAAATTCTGAAAAAACTTTAGTACTGGTAAAACCAGATGGTGTCCTCGAAGGTCACATTGGTGATATTATTTCTCGGTTTGAACGTAAGAGCTATCAAATCACCGCACTGAAAGTCATCACTGCGACACCTGAACAATTACGGCAACATTATTGTGAAAAAGTTGAGAAACCTTACTTTGCCGAGATTGAAACTTATATGACAGAAGGCCCCCTAGTCGCCATCATCGTTAGCGGCACTGGTGTCGTCAAGTCAGTGCATAATCTTGCGGGTAAGACCCGGCCAAATGATGCCCAACCCGGCACCATTCGAGGCGACTTTGCACATGAATATCCTGATGGCATTCTGCGCAACATCATTCACACCTCCGACAGTCGTGAAAATGCCCACCATGAAATTGCCATTTGGTTTCCAGAATTAGCTGTTAAATCACGTAAAAAAATCGAAAAACTGGCTAAAAAATAA
- the trxA gene encoding thioredoxin produces the protein MIEPINGDQFATVAAGTDLTVVDFWADWCGPCKMQTPALEALDEEYDGKIKFASLDVDQNKALAEELQIMSIPALVVFKNGQPAEKVVGFHPQGALKKYLDQKLAEVTAG, from the coding sequence ATGATTGAACCAATCAATGGTGATCAGTTTGCGACTGTTGCTGCTGGTACTGACTTAACGGTCGTTGATTTTTGGGCGGATTGGTGTGGGCCATGTAAGATGCAGACGCCAGCACTAGAAGCATTAGATGAAGAATACGATGGCAAAATTAAGTTTGCATCATTAGATGTTGACCAAAACAAAGCACTAGCAGAAGAGTTGCAAATCATGAGTATTCCAGCTTTGGTTGTTTTCAAAAATGGCCAACCAGCCGAAAAAGTCGTGGGTTTTCATCCGCAAGGGGCTTTAAAAAAATATTTAGATCAAAAGCTCGCAGAAGTAACGGCGGGATAA
- a CDS encoding ATP-binding protein produces the protein MIQRDAYLNKLIQLKDIDAIKVITGVRRSGKSVLLMLYRDYLKTQGISEQSILYYNFEEFELLNIRNQSQLMTLLKPKLTKERHLYLMFDEIQMVTGWQSVINGVRVSYDCDIIITGSNAKMLSGELATLLSGRYVEIPIYPFSFREFLAAKDINPNTPNIDQAFLEYEQYGGFPSVVLANPAIKDTILSGIFDTIILNDVSMRANVRDPESLRGLVGFLADNIGQLVRPAKVAGTLTNEGIKITNHTIERYLQLLEDAFLFYQSRQYDIRGRSYLRSAGKYFIVDPGLRRNAVGRRPGNYSGQLESIVYLELIRRGYTVDVGKLDTAEVDFVARKVDQIIYIQVTYEIPKNSHETDNLLHIQDNYQKILITQRHYPDLQEIDGIPIINIVDWLLSE, from the coding sequence ATGATTCAGCGTGATGCTTACCTAAATAAGTTAATTCAATTAAAAGATATTGATGCCATCAAAGTTATTACCGGCGTACGTCGATCTGGTAAATCTGTCCTGCTGATGCTCTATCGTGATTATCTAAAAACACAGGGCATCTCTGAGCAGTCAATTTTATATTATAACTTTGAAGAGTTCGAGCTCTTAAATATCCGCAACCAATCTCAATTAATGACCTTGTTAAAACCAAAACTAACTAAAGAACGACATCTCTACCTGATGTTTGATGAAATTCAAATGGTTACCGGTTGGCAAAGTGTGATTAATGGGGTGCGCGTCAGTTACGACTGCGACATCATTATCACCGGTTCCAACGCAAAAATGTTATCCGGCGAATTAGCGACCTTATTAAGCGGTCGCTATGTTGAAATACCAATTTATCCATTTTCATTTCGAGAATTCTTAGCCGCTAAGGATATTAATCCTAACACACCTAATATCGATCAAGCATTTTTAGAATATGAACAGTATGGCGGCTTTCCATCCGTAGTTTTAGCCAATCCCGCTATTAAAGACACCATCTTATCTGGCATTTTTGATACGATTATTTTAAATGATGTTTCAATGCGGGCCAACGTCCGTGATCCCGAATCATTACGTGGCTTGGTTGGCTTTTTGGCAGATAATATTGGCCAGCTTGTACGACCGGCAAAAGTAGCGGGCACCTTAACCAATGAAGGAATTAAAATTACCAATCATACGATTGAACGTTATCTACAGTTGCTAGAAGACGCCTTTTTATTTTATCAAAGTCGACAATATGATATTCGAGGCCGCTCTTATTTGAGATCAGCCGGTAAGTATTTTATTGTGGACCCTGGATTAAGAAGAAATGCCGTTGGACGCCGACCCGGGAACTATTCAGGTCAATTAGAAAGTATTGTTTATCTTGAGCTAATCCGACGTGGCTACACTGTTGATGTCGGTAAATTGGATACAGCGGAAGTAGATTTTGTCGCCCGTAAAGTTGACCAAATCATCTATATCCAAGTCACTTACGAAATCCCTAAGAATTCCCACGAAACTGATAACTTATTGCACATTCAGGACAACTATCAAAAAATTCTAATCACACAGCGACACTATCCCGACCTTCAAGAAATTGATGGAATCCCGATTATTAATATCGTTGATTGGTTACTATCAGAATAG
- a CDS encoding BglG family transcription antiterminator, with protein MVKFTKRQDELLQLLLASPTGLSMSQIETAINSSRRTIYREFSNLELVLENAHLKVVNHEHRFQLSGTATELTAFKAQLTASHGITPAFDSQTRQNALACRVLMADRSMKLKELALDFNVSIATISNDLNTLSTPFADYELSIERLKSRGIQVAGTEGNIRSLFATILNHAINDYEFFKTIGKLKRGLEVSTIDEQSYFLSQLDTTVLMYCYQAVRSLKKQYFSAVPDGQLQQLIITLTTAVMRLQRGQRVTYLQGINRDDFLKYQRIALAILTQLPGTLKAQITGAEIDFLAQQIKGLTFRIDQDASLSNYDLQLTYRVKKLIDAVAQYFDWSFGTDDQLLNNLTAHMQIALQRNGIPGPVPPSPELQEVRSQYPKLYSAVVRGFAATFPDQNFQIDELTYLLIHFASTYEQQLSHQALKVLVLCPNGMTTARILKTRLARLIPEITMIEVARIGNLGQIDLKQFDMILSTTQLPGFKLNYRVVSPLLLENEVSALRDYIHQYFPSTQLVDAQPAPQPELTLDFDTTYRRLTMAKQILDRFTITAIANEQATIAETLVKITRSLDSKLVRDPLEVAGKLLHRIGVAPVGIPKTNLALVHTLSQQVTAPYCAIFELTTPITFKSMDDQTIQLQRIVLMLGPENMNSFENRLMGKLSALVIENQANTTAFMTGNRPELYQLISQAFLNELTK; from the coding sequence ATGGTTAAGTTCACGAAACGTCAAGACGAATTACTACAACTATTGTTGGCTAGCCCAACGGGACTCAGCATGAGTCAGATTGAAACCGCCATCAATAGCAGTCGTCGGACGATCTATCGAGAGTTTAGCAACTTAGAACTAGTTCTTGAAAATGCGCATTTAAAAGTTGTTAATCACGAGCATCGGTTCCAATTAAGTGGGACGGCGACGGAATTAACGGCTTTTAAAGCCCAATTGACAGCTAGTCATGGGATTACGCCCGCCTTTGATTCGCAAACACGGCAGAATGCCTTGGCATGTCGCGTCTTAATGGCGGACCGTTCGATGAAGTTAAAAGAATTAGCGTTAGATTTTAACGTCAGTATTGCGACCATTTCCAATGATTTAAACACGTTGAGTACCCCCTTTGCGGACTATGAACTTTCGATTGAACGTTTAAAGTCGCGGGGAATTCAAGTGGCCGGTACGGAAGGTAATATTCGAAGTTTGTTTGCTACGATTTTGAATCATGCCATCAATGACTACGAATTCTTCAAAACAATTGGCAAGCTCAAGCGTGGGTTGGAAGTGTCAACGATTGATGAACAATCTTATTTTCTCAGTCAATTAGATACCACCGTCTTGATGTACTGTTATCAAGCGGTGCGGAGCCTGAAAAAACAATATTTTTCCGCAGTACCTGATGGTCAATTACAACAGTTGATTATCACGCTAACGACCGCTGTCATGCGGTTACAACGCGGTCAACGGGTGACGTATTTACAAGGCATCAATCGTGATGACTTCTTAAAGTATCAACGGATTGCCTTAGCGATTTTGACGCAATTGCCGGGAACGTTGAAAGCCCAGATTACCGGTGCTGAGATTGACTTTTTAGCCCAGCAGATTAAAGGCCTCACGTTTCGGATTGATCAGGATGCGTCGTTGTCTAACTATGATTTGCAACTCACATATCGAGTGAAGAAGTTAATTGATGCCGTCGCCCAATATTTTGATTGGTCGTTCGGTACGGATGATCAACTGCTTAATAATTTGACGGCGCACATGCAGATTGCATTACAACGGAACGGCATTCCCGGGCCAGTACCGCCGAGTCCGGAATTACAAGAAGTTCGTTCTCAGTATCCGAAGTTATATTCGGCCGTGGTGCGGGGCTTTGCGGCCACGTTCCCGGATCAAAATTTTCAAATTGATGAACTAACGTATTTGCTGATTCATTTTGCCAGTACCTATGAACAACAGTTAAGTCATCAGGCGTTGAAGGTCTTGGTGCTATGTCCCAATGGGATGACAACGGCACGGATTTTAAAGACGCGTCTGGCACGGTTGATTCCAGAAATTACCATGATTGAAGTGGCTCGGATTGGGAATCTTGGTCAGATTGACTTAAAACAATTTGACATGATTCTATCCACGACCCAACTACCGGGATTCAAGTTGAATTATCGGGTAGTCAGTCCCTTGTTACTTGAAAATGAAGTGAGTGCATTGCGTGATTATATCCACCAGTATTTTCCAAGTACCCAATTAGTGGATGCGCAACCGGCCCCCCAGCCGGAACTCACTTTAGACTTCGACACGACCTATCGACGGTTAACCATGGCAAAACAAATCTTGGATCGATTCACAATTACCGCTATTGCTAATGAGCAGGCGACGATTGCGGAAACCCTAGTAAAAATCACGCGTTCACTTGATTCTAAACTTGTTCGTGATCCGCTAGAAGTGGCCGGGAAATTGTTACACCGAATTGGGGTTGCCCCAGTTGGTATTCCCAAAACCAACCTGGCGCTCGTGCATACTTTAAGTCAACAAGTCACGGCGCCGTATTGCGCCATCTTTGAACTGACAACGCCAATAACGTTTAAAAGTATGGATGACCAAACGATTCAACTCCAGCGCATCGTACTGATGCTGGGTCCAGAAAATATGAATAGTTTTGAAAACCGCTTAATGGGCAAGTTAAGTGCCCTAGTGATTGAAAACCAAGCGAATACCACCGCCTTTATGACGGGGAATCGCCCGGAATTGTATCAATTAATTAGTCAAGCATTTTTGAACGAACTAACGAAATAG
- a CDS encoding PTS sugar transporter subunit IIA: MEALDKKMIALNQQVATQAEGIRLAGQLLVDGGCVEPEYIDAMQARNQDVSVYMGNFIAIPHGTEDGMKYIKKTGISVVQVPMGVSWGDPENDDDDKAVTVIFGIAGLNGEHLNLLSQIAIYCSDVANVAKLADAQSEDEIINLLKEVD; encoded by the coding sequence ATGGAAGCTTTAGATAAAAAGATGATTGCTTTAAATCAACAAGTTGCCACGCAAGCGGAAGGGATTCGGTTAGCCGGTCAATTATTGGTCGACGGTGGTTGTGTCGAACCTGAATATATTGATGCGATGCAGGCACGTAACCAAGATGTTTCCGTGTATATGGGTAACTTCATTGCCATTCCCCATGGAACTGAGGATGGCATGAAATATATTAAGAAAACAGGAATTTCCGTGGTGCAAGTTCCAATGGGTGTGAGCTGGGGTGATCCCGAAAATGATGACGATGATAAAGCCGTCACAGTAATCTTCGGGATTGCTGGCTTAAATGGTGAACACTTGAACCTCTTATCACAGATTGCCATCTACTGTAGTGACGTGGCGAACGTGGCGAAGTTAGCTGATGCCCAATCTGAAGATGAAATTATTAATCTATTAAAGGAAGTTGATTAG